In Bacillus toyonensis BCT-7112, a single window of DNA contains:
- the pdxT gene encoding pyridoxal 5'-phosphate synthase glutaminase subunit PdxT translates to MVKIGVLGLQGAVREHVKSVEASGAEAVVVKRIEQLEEIDGLILPGGESTTMRRLIDKYAFMEPLRTFAKSGKPMFGTCAGMILLAKTLIGYEEAHIGAMDITVERNAFGRQKDSFEAALSMKGVGEDFIGVFIRAPYVVDVADNVEVLSKHGDRMVAVRQDQFLAASFHPELTDDHRVTAYFVEMVKEAKMKKVV, encoded by the coding sequence ATGGTGAAAATCGGTGTACTAGGTCTTCAAGGTGCAGTTCGTGAGCATGTAAAATCAGTTGAAGCAAGTGGTGCAGAAGCTGTTGTTGTAAAGCGTATAGAGCAACTTGAAGAGATTGATGGTCTTATTTTACCAGGCGGTGAAAGTACAACAATGCGTCGTCTTATTGATAAGTATGCTTTCATGGAACCACTTCGTACATTTGCGAAGTCTGGTAAACCAATGTTTGGTACATGTGCAGGTATGATTCTTCTTGCGAAAACACTTATTGGCTATGAAGAAGCACATATTGGTGCTATGGATATTACAGTTGAACGCAATGCGTTTGGACGCCAAAAAGATAGTTTTGAAGCCGCACTTTCAATGAAAGGTGTGGGGGAAGACTTTATTGGTGTATTTATCCGTGCTCCGTATGTTGTAGATGTCGCTGATAACGTTGAAGTACTTTCTAAGCACGGCGATCGAATGGTAGCGGTAAGACAAGATCAGTTTTTAGCTGCTTCATTCCATCCGGAATTAACGGATGATCATCGTGTGACAGCATACTTTGTCGAAATGGTAAAAGAAGCTAAAATGAAAAAAGTTGTGTAA
- the serS gene encoding serine--tRNA ligase, with product MLDIKLLRTNFEEVKAKLQHRGEDLTEFGRFEELDTRRRELLVQTEELKSKRNEVSQQISVLKREKKDAEALILEMREVGEKVKDLDNELRTVEEDLERLMLSIPNIPHESAPVGETEDDNVVARTWGEVKEFAFEPKPHWDLATDLGVLDFERAGKVTGSRFVFYKGAGARLERALISFMLDLHTDEHGYEEVLPPYMVNRASMTGTGQLPKFEEDAFRIESEDYFLIPTAEVPVTNMHRDEILNKEQLPIRYAAFSSCFRSEAGSAGRDTRGLIRQHQFNKVELVKFVKPEDSYEELEKLTNDAERVLQLLELPYRVMSMCTGDLGFTAAKKYDIEVWIPSYGTYREISSCSNFEAFQARRANIRFRREPNGKPEHVHTLNGSGLAIGRTVAAILENYQQEDGTIIIPEVLRPYMGGKTVIK from the coding sequence ATGCTTGATATTAAATTATTACGTACGAACTTTGAAGAAGTAAAAGCAAAATTGCAGCATAGAGGCGAAGATTTAACGGAGTTTGGTCGTTTTGAAGAGCTTGATACGAGAAGAAGAGAACTACTTGTTCAAACAGAAGAACTAAAAAGTAAACGTAACGAAGTGTCTCAACAAATTTCAGTATTAAAGCGTGAAAAGAAAGATGCAGAAGCTTTAATTTTAGAAATGCGTGAAGTTGGAGAAAAAGTAAAAGATCTTGATAATGAACTTCGTACAGTTGAAGAAGACTTAGAAAGATTAATGTTATCTATTCCAAATATTCCTCATGAATCTGCTCCAGTTGGTGAAACAGAGGATGATAATGTAGTAGCGCGTACTTGGGGAGAAGTGAAGGAATTTGCTTTTGAACCAAAACCACATTGGGATCTTGCTACAGATTTAGGAGTTTTAGATTTTGAGCGTGCGGGGAAAGTAACAGGAAGCCGCTTCGTATTTTACAAAGGTGCAGGCGCAAGATTAGAGCGTGCTTTAATTAGTTTTATGCTTGATCTTCATACTGACGAGCATGGATATGAAGAAGTGTTACCTCCGTATATGGTAAACCGTGCAAGTATGACAGGAACAGGACAACTTCCGAAGTTTGAAGAAGATGCATTCCGTATTGAAAGTGAAGATTACTTCTTAATTCCAACAGCAGAAGTACCTGTAACGAATATGCATCGTGATGAGATTTTAAATAAAGAGCAATTGCCTATAAGATATGCTGCATTTAGCTCTTGCTTCCGTTCTGAAGCAGGTTCAGCTGGTCGCGATACACGTGGTTTAATTCGCCAACATCAGTTCAATAAAGTAGAGCTTGTGAAGTTCGTAAAACCAGAAGATTCTTATGAAGAGTTAGAAAAATTAACAAATGATGCAGAACGCGTGTTACAATTATTAGAGTTGCCATATCGCGTTATGAGCATGTGCACAGGCGATTTAGGATTTACAGCAGCGAAGAAATACGATATTGAAGTATGGATTCCAAGCTATGGCACATATCGTGAAATTTCTTCTTGTAGTAATTTTGAAGCTTTCCAAGCGAGACGTGCAAATATCCGTTTCCGCCGTGAGCCAAACGGAAAACCAGAACATGTTCATACATTAAATGGATCTGGTCTTGCAATTGGACGTACGGTTGCAGCTATTTTAGAGAACTACCAACAAGAAGATGGTACAATTATAATTCCAGAAGTTCTTCGCCCTTATATGGGAGGAAAAACAGTTATTAAGTAA
- a CDS encoding DUF3797 domain-containing protein, which yields MDLIIQTFPLDGKTLYYVQCPVCKNNRILNSGANVSRIISDDTFRKLCGCTCDVKQATTKVEAPKKVEKPAVKKEAAPKRTGKVLTAVINGKEMTVKEIAETYDISTSTVRQRINAGKPESEIIAPTKKK from the coding sequence ATGGATCTTATTATACAAACGTTTCCTTTAGATGGAAAAACTTTATATTATGTACAATGTCCTGTCTGTAAGAACAATAGAATTTTAAACAGTGGTGCAAATGTATCGCGCATTATAAGCGATGATACATTCCGTAAACTTTGTGGTTGTACTTGTGATGTAAAGCAAGCTACGACAAAAGTAGAGGCGCCAAAAAAGGTTGAAAAACCAGCTGTAAAGAAAGAAGCAGCTCCAAAACGTACAGGTAAAGTATTAACGGCAGTGATTAACGGGAAAGAAATGACTGTTAAAGAGATTGCTGAAACATATGACATTAGTACAAGTACTGTTCGTCAGCGTATTAACGCTGGAAAACCTGAGAGTGAAATTATTGCTCCAACAAAGAAGAAGTAA
- a CDS encoding deoxynucleoside kinase: MNLRQKYDIPNDAVITIAGTVGVGKSTMTTALANALGYRTSFEKVDSNPYLDKFYADFTRWSFHLQVYFLAERFKEQKRIFEYGGGFVQDRSIYEDTGIFAKMHHEKGTMTETDYETYKGLFDAMVMTPYFPHPDLLIYLEGSFDDIVDRIQERGRPMEQQTPIEYWKEMHGRYENWINNFNSCPVLRLNINEYDILKDGDSIEPIIKKIGHFLKQTRKLVK, from the coding sequence ATGAATTTAAGGCAAAAATATGATATACCGAATGATGCAGTAATTACTATCGCTGGAACAGTAGGTGTCGGAAAATCAACTATGACAACTGCACTAGCTAACGCTTTAGGTTATCGCACATCATTTGAAAAAGTAGATTCTAATCCATATTTGGACAAGTTCTATGCCGATTTCACACGCTGGAGCTTCCACTTGCAAGTATACTTCTTAGCAGAACGATTTAAAGAACAAAAGAGAATTTTTGAATACGGTGGTGGTTTTGTTCAAGACCGTTCTATCTATGAAGACACTGGAATTTTCGCAAAGATGCATCATGAAAAAGGTACAATGACGGAAACTGATTATGAAACATACAAAGGTTTATTTGATGCTATGGTCATGACTCCTTACTTCCCTCATCCAGACTTATTAATTTACTTAGAAGGTTCTTTCGATGATATTGTAGACCGTATTCAAGAACGCGGACGCCCGATGGAGCAGCAAACACCAATTGAGTATTGGAAAGAGATGCACGGACGTTACGAAAACTGGATTAACAACTTCAATTCATGCCCTGTTTTACGATTAAACATTAATGAATACGATATTTTAAAAGATGGCGATTCAATCGAACCAATCATTAAAAAAATTGGCCATTTCTTAAAACAAACACGTAAACTTGTAAAATAA